A window of Cellulomonas fimi contains these coding sequences:
- a CDS encoding PLDc N-terminal domain-containing protein has product MARYLAFVIVVGLVVWSVLDISRSSDEERLGVHPLLWMALVVLVPVLGAIIWILVSRGRRAAARQAGGGSPASGGSTWTPRRRTGPVAPDDDPDFLRKLDEDRRRREQGTGDGSPTS; this is encoded by the coding sequence ATGGCCCGCTACCTCGCGTTCGTGATCGTGGTCGGCCTCGTCGTGTGGAGCGTGCTCGACATCTCCCGCAGCTCCGACGAGGAGCGGCTCGGCGTGCACCCGCTGCTGTGGATGGCGCTCGTCGTCCTCGTGCCCGTGCTGGGCGCGATCATCTGGATCCTCGTGAGCCGCGGCCGCCGTGCGGCAGCCCGTCAGGCGGGCGGCGGCTCACCGGCGTCCGGGGGGTCGACGTGGACGCCGCGCCGCCGCACGGGACCGGTCGCACCCGACGACGACCCCGATTTCCTGCGCAAGCTCGACGAGGACCGCCGCCGCCGTGAGCAGGGCACGGGCGACGGCTCCCCCACGTCCTGA
- a CDS encoding DUF4229 domain-containing protein: protein MPVALYTLYRLLLFAAFLGLLWVAGMRSWLAVIAAALLAWMAGYVLLRTPRDAAVAWIAAREQQRARSGAKARSRAEQDADVEDAAVDAAGGTPADDDPAGGPRPA from the coding sequence GTGCCCGTCGCGCTCTACACCCTGTACCGGTTGCTGCTGTTCGCCGCGTTCCTCGGCCTGCTCTGGGTCGCGGGGATGCGGTCCTGGCTGGCGGTGATCGCTGCGGCGCTGCTCGCGTGGATGGCCGGGTACGTGCTGCTGCGCACGCCGCGCGACGCGGCGGTCGCCTGGATCGCGGCGCGCGAGCAGCAGCGCGCCAGGTCCGGCGCGAAGGCCCGTTCCCGGGCCGAGCAGGACGCCGACGTCGAGGACGCGGCCGTGGACGCGGCGGGCGGGACGCCCGCCGACGACGACCCGGCGGGCGGTCCGAGACCGGCCTGA
- a CDS encoding 1,4-dihydroxy-2-naphthoate polyprenyltransferase, which translates to MTTAREWVAGARLRTLPAAAAPVLVGTGAAAQLDEADLGRALLALGVALALQVGVNYANDYSDGIRGTDVDRVGPLRLTASGTASPRAVRGAAFGAFAVAGLLGLALVVVTSQWFLLAVGAFAIAAAWTYTGGRSPYGYRGLGEVGVFVFFGLVAVLGTTWTQALELPWTAWVGAVAVGLLACALLMANNLRDVPTDALVGKRTLAVRLGEHKARRVYAAFVLLPVALGVACAVVAPWALMVGLLFAPAGVLAGVVLLGARGRALVPVLAGTGMLELAFGVLLGLGLAI; encoded by the coding sequence GTGACGACCGCACGCGAGTGGGTGGCCGGAGCCCGGCTCAGGACGCTGCCGGCGGCGGCCGCGCCGGTGCTGGTCGGCACGGGTGCTGCCGCGCAGCTCGACGAGGCGGACCTCGGGCGTGCGCTGCTCGCGCTCGGCGTCGCGCTCGCACTGCAGGTGGGCGTCAACTACGCCAACGACTACTCCGACGGCATCCGCGGCACCGACGTCGACCGCGTCGGCCCGCTGCGCCTGACCGCGTCCGGCACCGCGAGCCCCCGAGCGGTCCGGGGGGCGGCGTTCGGTGCGTTCGCCGTCGCGGGCCTGCTGGGCCTCGCGCTCGTGGTCGTCACGTCGCAGTGGTTCCTGCTCGCCGTCGGGGCGTTCGCGATCGCCGCCGCCTGGACGTACACCGGCGGGCGCTCCCCGTACGGGTACCGCGGGCTCGGCGAGGTCGGCGTGTTCGTGTTCTTCGGCCTCGTCGCCGTGCTCGGCACGACGTGGACGCAGGCGCTGGAGCTGCCGTGGACCGCGTGGGTCGGCGCCGTGGCGGTCGGGCTGCTCGCGTGCGCGCTGCTCATGGCGAACAACCTGCGCGACGTCCCCACGGACGCGCTCGTCGGCAAGCGGACCCTCGCGGTGCGGCTCGGGGAGCACAAGGCGCGCCGCGTCTACGCCGCGTTCGTGCTGCTGCCGGTCGCGCTCGGCGTCGCGTGCGCGGTCGTCGCGCCGTGGGCGCTCATGGTGGGGCTGCTGTTCGCACCCGCGGGCGTCCTCGCCGGTGTCGTCCTGCTCGGCGCCCGCGGGCGCGCCCTGGTCCCGGTGCTCGCGGGCACCGGGATGCTCGAGCTCGCGTTCGGCGTGCTGCTCGGGCTCGGGCTCGCGATCTGA
- the menE gene encoding o-succinylbenzoate--CoA ligase: MTRLLRDVPAHALLDALAGALDGTGPAVRPVAPGGHPGGPSGAGPVEADGPDRAQQASAPAAGPGAAVDDGVAVVVRTSGSTGEPREVLLTAAALRASAAATERRLGGPGRWLLALPTHHVAGLQVLVRSVLAGTAPVAVAPGPFRPAAVVDAVRGFAATDRRYTSLVPTQLVRLLDDPAATAALATFDAVLLGGAATAPDVLARARAAGVQVVTTYGMTETCGGCVYDGLPLDGVTVALDDAGRVLLSGSVLAEGYRDRPDLDADAFTTLPDGARALRTSDLGRLDDGVLTVLGRADDVLVTGGAKVAPAAVEAVLGGLDGVHEVCVVGVPDAEWGQAVVAVVVPRPAGAPTLDRVRDAVASRLGAPSAPRHLVTVPALPLRGPGKVDRTAVTRLAAQTLRTDRPTARDRTTRPGVHDDAGAPPAPTGRSGA; encoded by the coding sequence GTGACCCGGCTCCTGCGCGACGTGCCCGCGCACGCGCTGCTCGACGCGCTGGCCGGGGCGCTCGACGGCACCGGCCCCGCCGTCCGGCCCGTCGCTCCCGGCGGGCACCCCGGCGGACCGTCGGGTGCCGGCCCGGTCGAGGCGGACGGCCCCGACCGCGCGCAGCAGGCGTCCGCACCCGCTGCCGGTCCCGGCGCGGCCGTCGACGACGGCGTCGCGGTCGTCGTCCGGACGTCCGGGTCCACCGGCGAGCCGCGCGAGGTCCTGCTCACCGCCGCGGCGCTGCGCGCGTCGGCCGCCGCGACCGAGCGCCGGCTCGGCGGGCCCGGACGCTGGCTGCTCGCGTTGCCGACGCACCACGTCGCCGGGCTCCAGGTGCTCGTCCGCTCGGTGCTCGCGGGGACGGCTCCCGTGGCCGTCGCACCCGGGCCGTTCCGTCCCGCCGCCGTCGTCGACGCCGTCAGGGGCTTCGCCGCGACCGACCGCCGGTACACGTCGCTCGTGCCGACGCAGCTCGTGCGGCTCCTCGACGACCCGGCCGCGACCGCCGCGCTCGCCACGTTCGACGCGGTGCTGCTCGGCGGTGCGGCGACGGCGCCCGACGTGCTCGCCCGCGCCCGCGCCGCAGGCGTGCAGGTCGTGACCACGTACGGCATGACCGAGACGTGCGGCGGCTGCGTGTACGACGGCCTCCCGCTCGACGGCGTCACCGTCGCGCTCGACGACGCCGGCCGCGTGCTGCTGTCCGGGTCCGTGCTCGCCGAGGGCTACCGCGACCGCCCCGACCTCGACGCCGACGCCTTCACGACTCTCCCCGACGGGGCCCGCGCGCTGCGGACCAGCGACCTCGGACGGCTCGACGACGGCGTGCTGACGGTGCTGGGTCGCGCCGACGACGTGCTCGTCACCGGTGGTGCGAAGGTCGCCCCCGCGGCCGTCGAGGCGGTGCTGGGCGGCCTCGACGGGGTCCACGAGGTGTGCGTCGTCGGTGTGCCCGACGCCGAGTGGGGGCAGGCCGTCGTCGCGGTCGTCGTGCCGCGTCCGGCGGGCGCACCGACGTTGGACCGGGTCCGCGACGCCGTCGCGAGCCGGCTGGGGGCGCCCAGCGCGCCGCGCCACCTCGTGACCGTCCCCGCGCTGCCCCTGCGCGGCCCCGGCAAGGTGGACCGCACGGCCGTCACCCGGCTGGCGGCGCAGACGCTGCGCACCGACCGCCCGACCGCACGAGACCGCACGACCCGGCCGGGCGTGCACGACGACGCGGGCGCCCCGCCCGCACCGACCGGAAGGAGCGGCGCGTGA
- a CDS encoding DUF3048 domain-containing protein, which yields MPHAPARPTLRLGAVLVVAVLAVGACASGPTAPERTTLTQEPAVEVAKAAPPAVVVPPRWPLTGETADAVVDRPAIAVKIENPREVRPQTGLDQADVVWEQVVEGGITRFVAVYHSQVPEEVGPIRSIRPMDPAIAAPLHGVVAFSGGQQAFVRELGQSGVQIMSQDGGAAGFYRKKGVKPAPHNVYGTPATWWENADAGHRASPPAQFTFARRAEQATVLTAGTPATLLDLRLSGYSHPRWSFDTASGTWLRSEGDTPATARSGARLAARNVVALRVQLVDSGTRDPAGNPVPETVLVGTGSGTVVSGGKALEVTWSKPATDAVLALTGPDGAPVSLAPGVTWVELVPAASGSVTVS from the coding sequence GTGCCTCACGCCCCCGCCCGCCCGACGCTGCGCCTCGGCGCCGTCCTCGTCGTCGCGGTGCTCGCCGTCGGCGCCTGCGCGTCCGGCCCGACCGCGCCCGAGCGCACGACGCTCACGCAGGAGCCCGCCGTCGAGGTCGCGAAGGCCGCACCGCCCGCGGTCGTCGTGCCGCCCCGCTGGCCGCTCACGGGCGAGACCGCCGACGCGGTCGTCGACCGGCCGGCGATCGCGGTGAAGATCGAGAACCCGCGCGAGGTGCGACCGCAGACGGGTCTCGACCAGGCCGACGTCGTCTGGGAGCAGGTCGTCGAGGGCGGCATCACGCGGTTCGTCGCCGTCTACCACTCGCAGGTCCCGGAGGAGGTCGGCCCGATCCGGTCGATCCGGCCGATGGACCCGGCGATCGCCGCGCCGCTGCACGGCGTCGTCGCGTTCTCCGGGGGCCAGCAGGCGTTCGTGCGCGAGCTCGGGCAGTCGGGCGTGCAGATCATGAGCCAGGACGGCGGCGCGGCGGGCTTCTACCGCAAGAAGGGCGTGAAGCCCGCACCGCACAACGTGTACGGCACCCCGGCGACGTGGTGGGAGAACGCCGACGCGGGGCACCGCGCGTCCCCGCCCGCGCAGTTCACGTTCGCGCGTCGCGCCGAGCAGGCGACGGTCCTCACGGCGGGAACGCCCGCGACGCTCCTCGACCTGCGGCTGTCGGGGTACTCGCACCCCCGCTGGTCGTTCGACACCGCGAGCGGCACGTGGCTGCGGTCCGAGGGGGACACGCCCGCGACCGCGCGCTCGGGCGCCCGGCTCGCGGCCCGCAACGTCGTCGCGCTGCGCGTCCAGCTCGTCGACTCGGGCACCAGGGACCCGGCGGGCAACCCGGTGCCGGAGACGGTGCTGGTCGGGACCGGCTCGGGCACCGTCGTCAGCGGCGGCAAGGCGCTCGAGGTGACGTGGTCGAAGCCGGCGACGGACGCCGTGCTCGCGCTGACCGGCCCCGACGGCGCGCCTGTCAGCCTCGCTCCCGGCGTGACGTGGGTCGAGCTCGTCCCCGCGGCGTCGGGCAGCGTCACCGTCTCCTGA
- a CDS encoding DUF3048 domain-containing protein translates to MTRTTRSATTTGRGRRGSALRWGLPLVGAMLALAACGTSAEQTPPPTPVTERPAIEPDKGAAPAPVVPPTWPLTGVPGEPAQRPALGVKIENTAVARPQTGLEQADVVWETIVEFDVSRLIAVYHSQVPAEVGPIRSVRPMDPVILAPTHGLLVFSGGQPGILALVKDSGLQMISHDAGADGLYRTRDRAAPHNVYGTPEVFWAQADAAHQAPPGEQFTFARSADRAAAVAGGTPATVLDFRLSAASNPRWSWDAGSGTWLRSEGQTPATARTGARLSAVNVVSITAAHPNTQFGAQGGAPVPTYELVGSGDGVVATGGKTVAVRWQKDAQDAPMRLFLPDGRPADLAPGNTWVELVPAGSGSLTVG, encoded by the coding sequence GTGACGAGGACGACGCGGAGCGCGACGACGACCGGACGTGGACGACGCGGGAGCGCGCTGCGGTGGGGTCTGCCGCTCGTCGGTGCGATGCTCGCGCTCGCGGCCTGCGGCACGTCCGCCGAGCAGACGCCCCCGCCGACACCCGTCACCGAGCGCCCGGCGATCGAGCCCGACAAGGGCGCCGCGCCGGCCCCGGTGGTGCCCCCGACGTGGCCGCTGACCGGCGTGCCGGGCGAGCCCGCGCAGCGTCCGGCGCTGGGCGTGAAGATCGAGAACACGGCGGTCGCGCGGCCGCAGACCGGCCTCGAGCAGGCGGACGTCGTGTGGGAGACGATCGTCGAGTTCGACGTGTCCCGGCTGATCGCGGTCTACCACTCGCAGGTGCCGGCGGAGGTCGGGCCGATCCGGTCGGTGCGCCCGATGGACCCGGTGATCCTCGCGCCGACGCACGGCCTGCTCGTCTTCTCGGGCGGGCAGCCGGGCATCCTCGCGCTGGTCAAGGACAGCGGGTTGCAGATGATCTCGCACGACGCGGGCGCCGACGGGCTGTACCGCACGCGCGACCGCGCCGCGCCGCACAACGTCTACGGCACCCCGGAGGTGTTCTGGGCGCAGGCCGACGCGGCCCACCAGGCCCCGCCGGGGGAGCAGTTCACGTTCGCGCGCAGCGCCGACCGGGCGGCGGCGGTGGCCGGGGGCACGCCGGCAACGGTGCTGGACTTCCGGCTGTCGGCCGCGTCGAACCCGCGCTGGTCGTGGGACGCGGGCTCGGGTACGTGGCTGCGGTCGGAGGGGCAGACGCCCGCGACCGCGCGCACGGGTGCGCGGCTGTCGGCGGTGAACGTCGTGTCGATCACCGCGGCCCACCCGAACACGCAGTTCGGTGCCCAGGGCGGCGCCCCGGTGCCGACGTACGAGCTCGTCGGGTCCGGCGACGGCGTGGTCGCGACGGGCGGGAAGACGGTCGCGGTGCGGTGGCAGAAGGACGCGCAGGACGCCCCGATGCGCCTGTTCCTGCCCGATGGCCGCCCCGCCGACCTGGCGCCCGGCAACACGTGGGTCGAGCTCGTGCCGGCCGGCTCGGGGTCGCTGACCGTTGGCTGA
- a CDS encoding 1,4-dihydroxy-2-naphthoyl-CoA synthase: MSHASPTAEPPLPDPVSTTFDPRRWRTVEGFEDLTDLTYHRGYARPDAEQRAAGATGRDLPVVRVAFDRPEVRNAFRPHTVDELYRVLDHARTTSDVGTVLLTGNGPSPRDGGWAFCSGGDQRIRGRDGYRYADGDTAEAVDPARAGRLHILEVQRLIRTMPKVVVALVGGWAAGGGHSLHVVADLTIASREHGRFMQTDANVGSFDGGYGSALLARQVGQKRAREIFFLAREYSADEAYAWGAVNDVVPHDALEEAGLEYARVVATKSPQAIRMLKFAFNLADDGLAGQQVFAGEATRLAYMTDEAVEGRDAFLQRRDPDWSGFPYAY, from the coding sequence GTGAGCCACGCCTCCCCGACCGCCGAGCCCCCGCTGCCCGATCCCGTCTCCACGACGTTCGACCCCCGCCGGTGGCGGACCGTCGAGGGCTTCGAGGACCTCACCGACCTCACGTACCACCGCGGCTACGCCCGGCCCGACGCCGAGCAGCGCGCCGCCGGTGCCACGGGGCGGGACCTGCCCGTCGTCCGGGTCGCGTTCGACCGGCCGGAGGTCCGCAACGCGTTCCGCCCGCACACCGTCGACGAGCTGTACCGCGTGCTCGACCACGCGCGGACGACGTCCGACGTCGGGACCGTCCTGCTCACCGGCAACGGGCCGAGCCCGCGCGACGGCGGGTGGGCCTTCTGCTCGGGCGGCGACCAGCGCATCCGCGGCCGCGACGGCTACCGCTACGCGGACGGCGACACCGCCGAGGCCGTCGACCCCGCACGCGCCGGACGGCTGCACATCCTCGAGGTCCAGCGGCTCATCCGCACCATGCCCAAGGTCGTCGTCGCGCTCGTCGGCGGGTGGGCCGCGGGCGGCGGGCACTCGCTGCACGTCGTCGCCGACCTCACGATCGCGAGCCGCGAGCACGGCCGGTTCATGCAGACCGACGCCAACGTCGGCTCGTTCGACGGCGGCTACGGGTCCGCGCTGCTCGCGCGGCAGGTCGGGCAGAAGCGCGCGCGCGAGATCTTCTTCCTCGCGCGCGAGTACTCGGCGGACGAGGCGTACGCGTGGGGTGCGGTCAACGACGTCGTGCCGCACGACGCGCTCGAGGAGGCCGGACTCGAGTACGCCCGGGTCGTCGCGACCAAGTCGCCGCAGGCGATCCGGATGCTCAAGTTCGCCTTCAACCTGGCGGACGACGGCCTCGCCGGTCAGCAGGTGTTCGCCGGGGAGGCCACCCGGCTCGCCTACATGACCGACGAGGCCGTCGAGGGACGCGACGCCTTCCTCCAAAGGCGCGATCCCGACTGGTCCGGCTTCCCGTACGCCTACTGA
- a CDS encoding DMT family transporter, whose translation MAWIVLVLSGVLEAGWALALKQSSGFTKLWPSVWFVVLAAASFAGLSFALRSLPVGIAYGVWVGVGAATTAVAAAVMLHERMSVLTVVSLVLIVAGVVGLQLSGSSSHA comes from the coding sequence ATGGCCTGGATCGTCCTCGTCCTGTCCGGCGTGCTCGAGGCGGGCTGGGCGCTCGCGCTCAAGCAGTCGAGCGGCTTCACCAAGCTCTGGCCCAGCGTCTGGTTCGTCGTGCTCGCCGCCGCGTCGTTCGCCGGCCTGAGCTTCGCGCTGCGCTCGCTCCCCGTCGGGATCGCCTACGGCGTGTGGGTCGGCGTCGGCGCCGCGACCACCGCGGTGGCCGCCGCGGTCATGCTGCACGAGCGGATGTCGGTGCTCACCGTCGTCTCGCTCGTCCTCATCGTCGCGGGCGTCGTCGGGCTCCAGCTGTCCGGCAGCAGCAGCCACGCGTGA
- a CDS encoding o-succinylbenzoate synthase → MPVTPSPVVWSVPMRTRFRGLTSRDGVLVRGDAGWGEFSPFWDYDAAESAAWWRAAREAADEGWPDPVRTSVPVNVTVPAVDAETAHRLVRASGGCRTAKVKVAEPGQSEADEVARLEAVRDALGPGGAIRVDANAAWDVDTAAARLAVLDRAAGGLEYAEQPVPTVEDLAALRRRTTVPIAADESVRRATDPLAVARAGAADVLVLKVQPLGGVRASLRIAHECGLPVVVSSALESSVGLAAGVALAAALPELPYACGLATAQLLTADVVVDPLLPVDGAIPVRRPVPDERLLAAHAADAALTARWLRRLDDVLAVAGSGGSAGDPTGSGAAWTA, encoded by the coding sequence ATGCCCGTCACGCCGTCCCCGGTCGTCTGGTCCGTGCCGATGCGGACCCGCTTCCGTGGCCTGACCAGCCGCGACGGGGTCCTCGTCCGCGGCGACGCCGGCTGGGGCGAGTTCAGCCCGTTCTGGGACTACGACGCCGCCGAGTCCGCCGCCTGGTGGCGCGCCGCGCGCGAGGCCGCCGACGAGGGCTGGCCCGACCCGGTGCGCACGAGCGTCCCGGTCAACGTCACCGTGCCGGCCGTCGACGCCGAGACCGCGCACCGCCTCGTGCGCGCGTCGGGGGGCTGCCGCACGGCCAAGGTCAAGGTCGCCGAGCCGGGGCAGTCGGAGGCCGACGAGGTCGCGCGGCTCGAGGCGGTCCGTGACGCGCTCGGCCCGGGCGGCGCGATCCGCGTCGACGCCAACGCCGCGTGGGACGTCGACACCGCCGCCGCCCGGCTCGCGGTGCTCGACCGCGCCGCGGGCGGGCTGGAGTACGCCGAGCAGCCGGTGCCGACCGTGGAGGACCTCGCCGCGCTGCGGCGTCGCACGACCGTCCCGATCGCCGCCGACGAGTCCGTCCGGCGCGCGACGGACCCGCTCGCCGTGGCGCGCGCGGGCGCCGCGGACGTGCTCGTGCTCAAGGTCCAGCCGCTCGGCGGCGTGCGCGCGTCCCTGCGGATCGCGCACGAGTGCGGGCTGCCCGTCGTGGTGTCGTCCGCGCTCGAGTCGTCGGTCGGGCTCGCGGCGGGCGTCGCGCTCGCGGCCGCGCTGCCCGAGCTGCCCTACGCGTGCGGCCTCGCGACGGCGCAGCTGCTCACCGCCGACGTCGTCGTCGACCCGCTGCTGCCCGTCGACGGCGCGATCCCCGTACGACGCCCGGTCCCCGACGAGCGGCTGCTCGCCGCGCACGCGGCGGACGCGGCGCTGACCGCGCGCTGGCTGCGCCGGCTCGACGACGTCCTGGCGGTCGCCGGGTCCGGCGGCTCCGCGGGTGACCCGACCGGCTCCGGTGCGGCGTGGACGGCATGA
- the menD gene encoding 2-succinyl-5-enolpyruvyl-6-hydroxy-3-cyclohexene-1-carboxylic-acid synthase: MSDVTTQPPDASPATTAARVLVQALATLGVRDVVLAPGSRSAPLAYALADAARPDGERPAGAPAVRLHVRVDERSAGFLALGLARAAAHDEHGGPRPVAVVTTSGTAVANLHPAVLEAHHAGVPLLLLTADRPHELRGTGANQTTVQPGIFGPAVRLAADVPAPVGLPDEARDLRHLVSRAVAAATGARTGDSGPVHLDLAYREPLVPPPGPWPEPSAVGLGNVQARTAGAPGTATAALSAVVDSRAAAATPASGPGGTGPGGRRRGAVPTVVVAGDGAGPVARRVAEACGWPLLAEPSSGARGGPNAIAAYRLLLADPRLGGAVRRVVVLGRPTLSRPVQRLLGRPDVEVVVVAPQGGAWPDAARNAADVLTEVPTRMLRGRLHAPAGWLEAWQTAGKAADAAVDALLDGPGERDARRSRSGTRVTGPALARAVAGVLQPHDVLVVGSSNPVRDLDLVARWDTAPLVLANRGLAGIDGTLSTAAGVALGLPRRNVRALVGDLTFLHDVGGLLRGPLEPVVDLQVVVANDDGGSIFATLEPGEPDRAAVFERVFATPHGVDVAALCAGYGVRHTRVVDAEGLLPALAAPGPGLSVVEVRVDRTGRRALGERLAADVVRAVDGALG, translated from the coding sequence ATGTCCGACGTGACGACGCAGCCGCCCGACGCGAGCCCGGCCACCACGGCGGCGCGCGTGCTCGTGCAGGCGCTCGCCACCCTCGGCGTGCGGGACGTCGTGCTCGCCCCCGGGTCGCGCAGCGCACCCCTCGCGTACGCCCTCGCGGACGCCGCCCGCCCCGACGGGGAGCGCCCCGCCGGTGCCCCCGCGGTCCGCCTGCACGTCCGCGTCGACGAGCGGTCGGCGGGGTTCCTCGCGCTCGGGCTGGCCCGTGCCGCCGCGCACGACGAGCACGGCGGGCCCCGGCCCGTCGCCGTCGTCACCACGTCGGGCACGGCCGTCGCGAACCTGCACCCCGCGGTCCTCGAGGCCCACCACGCCGGGGTCCCGCTGCTGCTGCTCACGGCCGACCGACCGCACGAGCTGCGCGGCACCGGCGCCAACCAGACGACCGTGCAGCCGGGGATCTTCGGCCCGGCCGTGCGCCTCGCCGCCGACGTCCCTGCTCCCGTCGGGCTGCCCGACGAGGCACGCGACCTGCGGCACCTCGTGTCGCGCGCGGTCGCCGCGGCCACCGGCGCGCGCACGGGCGACTCGGGGCCGGTGCACCTCGACCTCGCCTACCGCGAACCCCTCGTCCCGCCGCCCGGGCCGTGGCCCGAGCCGTCGGCGGTCGGGCTGGGCAACGTGCAGGCGCGCACCGCGGGCGCGCCCGGGACGGCGACCGCCGCGCTCTCCGCGGTGGTCGACTCACGCGCCGCCGCGGCGACCCCGGCGTCCGGTCCCGGCGGCACCGGGCCGGGCGGCCGACGCCGGGGTGCCGTCCCGACGGTCGTCGTCGCCGGGGACGGCGCCGGGCCGGTGGCCCGCCGGGTCGCGGAGGCGTGCGGCTGGCCCCTGCTCGCCGAGCCGTCGTCGGGCGCGCGCGGCGGACCGAACGCGATCGCCGCGTACCGGCTCCTGCTCGCCGACCCGCGGCTCGGCGGCGCGGTCCGGCGCGTCGTCGTGCTCGGCCGCCCCACCCTGTCCCGCCCGGTGCAGCGGCTGCTCGGCCGCCCGGACGTCGAGGTCGTCGTCGTCGCGCCGCAGGGCGGCGCCTGGCCCGATGCCGCGCGCAACGCCGCCGACGTGCTCACCGAGGTACCGACGCGCATGCTGCGCGGACGCCTGCACGCGCCCGCGGGCTGGCTCGAGGCGTGGCAGACGGCCGGGAAGGCCGCCGACGCCGCCGTGGACGCGCTGCTCGACGGACCGGGCGAGCGGGACGCGCGCCGCTCGCGCAGCGGCACGCGCGTCACCGGTCCCGCCCTCGCCCGTGCCGTCGCGGGCGTGCTGCAGCCCCACGACGTCCTCGTCGTCGGCTCGTCCAACCCCGTCCGCGACCTCGACCTCGTCGCGCGCTGGGACACCGCCCCGCTCGTGCTCGCGAACCGCGGCCTCGCGGGCATCGACGGCACGCTCTCGACGGCCGCGGGCGTCGCGCTCGGGCTGCCGCGCCGCAACGTCCGGGCCCTCGTGGGCGACCTGACGTTCCTGCACGACGTCGGCGGGCTGCTGCGCGGGCCGCTCGAACCCGTCGTCGACCTGCAGGTCGTCGTCGCGAACGACGACGGCGGCTCGATCTTCGCGACGCTCGAGCCGGGCGAGCCCGACCGCGCCGCCGTGTTCGAGCGCGTGTTCGCGACCCCGCACGGGGTCGACGTGGCGGCGCTCTGCGCGGGCTATGGCGTCCGGCACACCCGCGTCGTCGACGCCGAGGGCCTGCTGCCGGCGCTCGCGGCGCCGGGGCCCGGGCTCAGCGTGGTCGAGGTGCGCGTCGACCGGACGGGGCGCCGCGCGCTGGGCGAGCGTCTCGCGGCGGACGTCGTGCGCGCGGTCGACGGTGCGCTCGGCTGA